One genomic window of Diospyros lotus cultivar Yz01 chromosome 8, ASM1463336v1, whole genome shotgun sequence includes the following:
- the LOC127807979 gene encoding pentatricopeptide repeat-containing protein At5g04780, mitochondrial-like, with protein MMLRRLYSHQNPLGQRHYLPFGLLNPSPHLPNSSQLIRTSAKFRAEQNPTESSSLFESGSFIPASISYSKLLSRCCQTKDLSPGLQIHARLTKTGLSGVSKFRNHLVNLYSKCRSFGDARELIDESLEPDLVGWSALISGYAQNGLGEEAVLAFQEMHLLGVKCNEFTFPSVLKACSIVKDLTLGKQIHGIVVVTGFESDVFVANTLLVMYAKGGDFVDSRRLFGDIPEKNIVSWNAMFSCYVQRDYFEEALGLFQEMVFSGTSPDEYGLSSMLNACTGLGDINQGKRTHGHLIKLGYDSDPFSANALVDMYAKAGDLQDATAVFEEIAEPDIVSWNAVIAGCVLHEYHDWALELLRQMKMSGTCPNMFTLSSALKACAGLGLQKFGGQIHSVLVKMDVRLDPFVSVSLVDMYCKSDMLEEARMVYNMMQDEDLIALNAMISGYSKNTKDAEALDLFSERFKDGMGFDQTTLFTILNSIASLQATNICQQVHALSVKSGFQHDVYVVNSLIDAYGKSSNTEEAAKVFEECPFADLASFTSMITAYSQYGQGEEALKLYLKMQAMDLKPDPFVCSSLLNACANLSAYEQGKQIHVHILKFGFMSDVFAGNSLVNMYSKCGSIDDASSAFSAIPQRSTVSWSAMIGGLAQHGHGKEALNLFGEMLKNGTTPNHVTLVSVLCACNHAGLVTEAKHHFESMKRLYFIEPMQEHYACMIDILGRAGKLDEAMDLVNKMPFEANGSVWGGLLGAARIHKNVELGQRAAEMLFTLEPEKSGTHVLLANIYASAGMWESVAKVRRVMKESKVKKEPGMSWIEVKDKVYTFIVGDRSHSRSEEIYAKLDELMELLNKAGYVPIVEIDLHDVERSEKELLLSYHSEKLAVAFGLIATPPGAPIRVKKNLRVCVDCHTAFKFICKIVSREIIIRDINRFHHFRDGSCSCGDYW; from the coding sequence ATGATGCTCCGACGGTTATATTCCCACCAAAATCCTCTTGGCCAGCGACATTACCTTCCATTCGGACTCTTAAATCCGTCCCCCCATCTTCCTAACTCCTCACAACTGATCAGGACGTCAGCCAAGTTTAGGGCAGAGCAAAACCCAACTGAAAGTTCAAGCCTATTTGAAAGTGGCAGCTTCATACCCGCTTCGATTTCCTACTCAAAGCTGTTATCGAGGTGTTGCCAAACCAAGGATCTTAGCCCAGGCCTACAAATTCATGCGCGGTTAACAAAAACTGGGTTATCCGGAGTTTCGAAGTTTCGGAACCATCTGGTTAATTTGTATTCCAAGTGTAGGAGTTTTGGGGATGCCCGTGAACTGATCGACGAAAGTCTTGAACCAGATTTGGTGGGTTGGTCTGCTTTGATATCTGGGTATGCTCAGAATGGCCTTGGTGAGGAGGCCGTTTTGGCTTTCCAAGAAATGCACTTGTTGGGTGTTAAGTGCAATGAATTCACTTTCCCGAGTGTGCTTAAGGCGTGCTCCATTGTGAAGGATTTGACGCTAGGGAAACAAATTCATGGGATTGTGGTGGTTACTGGGTTCGAGTCAGATGTTTTTGTGGCGAATACTTTGCTTGTTATGTATGCAAAAGGTGGTGATTTTGTTGACTCCAGAAGGTTGTTTGGTGATATTCctgaaaaaaatattgtttcttGGAACGCAATGTTTTCCTGTTACGTTCAAAGGGATTATTTTGAGGAAGCACTGGGGTTGTTCCAAGAAATGGTCTTTAGTGGAACAAGCCCAGATGAGTATGGTTTGTCGAGTATGTTGAACGCATGCACAGGGTTGGGGGATATCAATCAAGGGAAAAGAACTCACGGGCATCTGATAAAGCTCGGTTATGATTCCGATCCATTCTCAGCGAATGCACTTGTTGACATGTATGCAAAAGCCGGAGATCTTCAAGATGCAACAGCAGTTTTTGAAGAAATTGCAGAACCTGATATTGTTTCTTGGAATGCTGTCATCGCTGGTTGTGTTCTTCATGAATACCATGATTGGGCTTTAGAGTTGTTGAGGCAGATGAAAATGTCAGGAACCTGCCCAAATATGTTCACTTTATCGAGTGCTCTTAAAGCCTGTGCTGGGCTGGGACTCCAAAAGTTTGGCGGGCAGATACATTCTGTTTTGGTAAAGATGGATGTAAGGTTGGATCCATTTGTGAGTGTCAGTCTCGTTGACATGTATTGCAAGTCTGATATGTTGGAGGAAGCAAGGATGGTTTATAATATGATGCAGGATGAGGACTTGATTGCACTCAATGCTATGATATCTGGATACTCGAAGAACACGAAAGATGCAGAAGCTCTTGATCTTTTTTCTGAGAGGTTCAAGGATGGCATGGGATTTGACCAGACAACTTTATTCACAATCCTGAACTCCATAGCTAGCTTGCAGGCTACCAACATTTGCCAGCAAGTTCATGCACTTTCTGTTAAATCAGGATTTCAACATGATGTTTATGTTGTTAACAGCCTCATTGATGCATATGGAAAAAGTAGCAATACAGAGGAGGCGGCAAAAGTTTTTGAAGAATGCCCTTTTGCAGATTTAGCGTCTTTTACTTCTATGATTACAGCTTATTCCCAATATGGACAGGGAGAAGAAGCTTTAAAGTTGTACCTGAAGATGCAAGCAATGGATCTTAAGCCAGATCCATTCGTGTGTAGCTCTCTCCTGAATGCTTGTGCAAATCTGTCTGCTTATGAACAAGGGAAACAGATACACGTTCACATTTTGAAGTTTGGGTTTATGTCCGATGTTTTTGCAGGAAATTCTCTCGTTAACATGTATTCTAAATGCGGCAGTATAGATGATGCCAGTAGTGCTTTCTCAGCTATACCTCAGAGGAGTACTGTCTCATGGTCTGCGATGATTGGGGGACTTGCTCAACATGGACATGGAAAAGAAGCCCTAAACTTATTTGGGGAGATGCTTAAAAATGGCACCACGCCCAATCATGTAACTTTAGTAAGTGTTCTTTGTGCTTGCAATCACGCTGGATTGGTAACTGAAGCAAAACACCATTTTGAATCAATGAAACGGTTATACTTCATTGAGCCAATGCAAGAGCATTATGCTTGCATGATTGATATCCTTGGCCGAGCAGGGAAACTGGATGAGGCAATGGATCTTGTAAATAAGATGCCATTTGAAGCCAATGGTTCTGTTTGGGGGGGCCTTCTTGGAGCAGCAAGAATTCACAAGAATGTTGAGCTCGGGCAGCGTGCTGCTGAGATGCTCTTCACTCTTGAACCCGAGAAATCAGGTACACATGTTCTTCTTGCCAACATTTATGCATCAGCTGGCATGTGGGAAAGTGTGGCGAAGGTGAGAAGAGTAATGAAAGAGAGCAAAGTGAAGAAGGAACCAGGGATGAGTTGGATTGAGGTGAAAGACAAAGTGTACACATTTATAGTGGGAGATAGAAGCCATTCTAGAAGTGAAGAGATATATGCAAAGCTTGATGAGCTGATGGAACTGCTGAACAAAGCTGGTTATGTTCCTATAGTGGAGATTGACCTCCATGATGTTGAAAGAAGTGAGAAGGAGCTTCTTCTCTCCTACCACAGTGAGAAACTTGCAGTGGCTTTCGGACTGATTGCAACTCCACCCGGGGCTCCCATTAGGGTCAAGAAGAACCTTCGAGTCTGTGTGGACTGCCACACTGCATTCAAGTTCATATGTAAAATTGTTTCCAGGGAGATAATCATCAGAGACATCAATCGGTTCCACCATTTCAGAGATGGGTCATGTTCTTGTGGGGATTACTGGTAG